From Plasmodium malariae genome assembly, chromosome: 4:
AAAAGgttttatgcatatgtaaAAGAATATACAACGTGTGCTATTTATTCAGCGTAGtttaatttatacttttaatttttgtataaataatatactcTTCCGAAATTTAATGGAATGATTATATTCCCTCAAAACAAGTAGCGCCATAACTTTTATCcagaatttttttctttttataaattattgcgTTTTCTTTTgttgaataatatatatactaatatataaagGAAAACGAAAACGAAAACGAAACAGCAAAGGCAGAAAATGACGCATATAGGCCATCTCATTGGTATGTTACTCGTAAATATACATAGATATCactccaatttttttttttttttttttttttctctagtgtatacttaaaaaagaaataaccCCCTCTCCCCAAAGCAATTATCTATTGCGGAATTTTACATTTCGAATGGGTAGGCAATAATGTTGTCCTTTTTTCCCcttaccttttttttccttcattcTGCTCATCCTTCCTTCATTCATTAATTTGGTCATTCATATGGTCATTCATATGGCCATTAATTTGGTCATTCATATGGTCATTCATATGGTCATTCATATGGTCATTCATATGGCCATTAATTTGGTCATTAATTTGGTAATTACTGTGGTCATTAATTTGGTAATTACTACGGTCATTCATTCGattatattttccttctttCCCATATAATAGCTAgctaattaaaaaatttttttttttttttttttcttgcttGGCTAGCTAAATTATGAACTTCAtgataaaactttttttttttttaaataaatggtAAATTCGTTCGTATCCGATGAAAACAAATCCTTTATACTCTGTTGAAGGGAGCAAAAcgtagataaaaataaaggaataaataatatatgggGCTAAAAATAGTGGTTCATTATATTGAAGGGGCACGagttaagataaaaaaaaaaaaaaaatacgtatgtatacctatctactatatatatatatatatatatatatatatatatatatatatatatatatttatttatttatttattttatcgttGTGAGACTTCCCTTTTACTTACCAGTATGTTTCTCCACCCTTTGTCTTTTATGCTCACAAAATTCAAGTTATACTCGTtccttaaaaattttaatttcttgagtatgtagttttttatttttttcaaaacgTCATCCAGATTCATATCTTCTTTTACTCGCACTGGTATGgttacatttattttgtctTAAATGAATGAAGCGATGAGGAGGGGATGTTGCAatgaagaacaaaaaaaaaaaaaaaagtttacatatacatatatatatatatatatatgtacatatgcacatgtacatatttacatagcTGCTAAATTTACGCGCTGCTCGTTCCCGTTGGCGCTTTTCCGTTATACCGTTAGAAAGCAAAAAGTTCAAGTGTCCATTTTCCCTTTTCCTTCTTTcatgaaaagaaatattttctttatttaaatatcGATTTATTGTTTCCACATAATTGTTATGACTTGTGCAGAATTTTAGGAAACTGTCCTCAACTAGCTCCTCGGTGATGAACGACACGATCTTGAGGGGGGGACATCGTATTTGAGGAGGGGGAAAAAcggaaaataatgaaataaataatgagaTAAATAATGAGATAAATAATGAGATAAATAATGAGATAAATAATgagataaataataaataatgagataaataatgataaataatgaataaataatgagATAAATAATGAGATAAATAATGagaataatgaataaataatgagataaataatgaataaataatgagATAAATAATGAgataaataatgtaataaataatgagataaataatgaaataaataatgtaataaataatgtaataaataatgtaataaataatgagataaaataatggaatatataacaaaatgaatGGTGTAGAACGAAATGGAACAAAATAGACCAAATGATGAAAGTGGGGGTGCAAACTCAGTGGACATTTTGTCAACGCAAGGAAATCACTGACAAGGTACTTccccttttttctttttttttttttttttttttttttcatctataCCTTCTCCGTTGCTAAATATGCTAGGGTGTTTTTTAGCAAATTCGTTGTGACTTCATTGCACCATTCCAATTCTTCTGCTTTTTTCAATTCGTTTCTCTTCAACAAGAAAAGATGAGGAAATGTGAAATATACATTCTCAATAGAGGGAAAATACAcatgtatgtgcatacacggatacgtacatacatatacatatatatatatatatatatatacatatacatacatatgtacatatgtgtacaaGTTCGTGTCTGTTCTTTTGATGCTGCCTCGAGCTTGCTTTTACCTCATTAGCGAGAGAAATGTTTCGTGTTATTAAGGCATCTATCATATTACGAGatattgaaaatatgtttatctttttaaaaatgtcgAAGAACCTAAAAGAAAGAGATGAGGAAAGATTAACATATAGACAGTGGTGTGCACATTAAGTATGTGGGGGGTTCGTTTTATGGGTTAATCATCACTGAGGAAAAGAATTTACGCTCTATTGAATTACATaagattaataaaaaaaaaaataaaaaaaaaaataaacataaggAGCACGATAAAACATAAGCGAAACGATATATGTTAGCAAAAGGGAAACATAAACAGCATGATGAACATAGACATAAGGGGACCACCGTTGTGAACTCACTTGGACATTTCACTCATCTCGTCCATCACATGGAGGTTTTCTTGCTGGTAGTCTACGAGATTAGAGTAGGTCTGTTTATTCGTTTGGTCGTTTATATTAACCATTTTACTCTTCTTATCAATTTGTTTAacattttgttcatatgtaatttgaattattgctttgttcagaatttttttagttaaatattttgCAAAATGAGATATTTCGTCTTTTTCATATTGACTGGGAGTTTGGGTAAaattgatttttttattattttccttttttgcttttatcttttcatataaaaatgagcCATCATTAGTAAGAGTATTTAATTCTTCATTTGTTTCTGTTATTTGTGCTGAGCTGTCTGCATGTTGTTTTTGTATTATCTGTGCTACTAGATTTTTTCTGTATTGATGGATGTTCTTTTCGTTAATTTGTAGCAAGTTAGTTGCAGAGGAACTTGCGTGATTATATACGTCACCTGAACTGTGATTTCCGTCTTTATTATCACAAATGCTAGAAGTGTTAGAAGCGTTAGAAATGTTAGAGATATGAGAAATATTGCTACTATTAAAATTtccattatcattattattattattattattattattattttttattttttttttttttttattatgggTGGTGGCCTGTAAGACACTCCTGTTGTGAGgtctttgtatttttttttctttctcctTATTAGACGCTCCGACTGAGTGATCggtctttatttttaaatttttgtttataaaagTGTCGTATATCATTGAATACATTGCTTTTTTGTCTGAATCTTGACAACTTACTACagtttttgcattttttctttttttcttttctagtGATAATTTATCAAGTATATCATCATCACCTCTATTACTAACTGTTGACacattattgttatatatccCTCTTTTAGAAACACTGcgattatttaaatttttgtagGCGTAACTAACACagtttatatctttttttaataatgtttTGTCAACATTTattagataatttttttttttttcatcaatgATACTCTCATTGTGTTTGTCTTTACAAAATATgctgttcattttttttttcgatttAGAAATTATGTCGCTTAGAATTATGATGGAAGAAGCTGTTTTCTTTTCCTCGTTTTTCTCTTCAGCAGTTTTTGGCTCTCCCTTTTCTCTCTCTCTTAGATTCATTATGTAGTTTATTCAGTTTGGTGAGTTGTGCGTGTAATTAGAAAAGAAGCGGATGTAGTGATCAGGAGGTAAGGCGATGGTGTAGTGATACAATACGGTTTAGTGGTAATATTTTGGTCATACTAACAAAATTGGAGGAGTGGGAACCTAGTACCAGTTATGTCTCCCATAAAGGATGAGCTTCCGTTTcatgtttttgttttacctTTTGAGATGAATTACGGTCATGCACACATGTGTGTATGTTggcatatgtataatatgtgtttatatatatatatatatatacttatgtgcATGTGTTCATATTCATATGTGCATTTACATTCGTACACGCCTGTATACTATCCATGCAAACCGCAAAAAGGTTCTTCCTTCGAACGCCTTGAGGATAGCAATTTTGTTCGCTTATTTGAACATATTTATTGTGGAAATTCGCATAAGTACGcaagcatatgtatatgtaagcTCATGTGTATCTATGCATAGGTATATAAACGTGTGCGCTAATGTATACGCAAAGCAAAATACATAAACGCACAATCAAAAGCATAAAAACGAACACACCCATACGCGCATTTACGTACTTCCCATTGGAAAATAGCCTATAAGGGATTCTACCTTTTAGGAGCTTTACTCGTCGGTTAGTTTTTCCTCTGAGTCTTTCACTTTTTTGCTTATATGAACAGTCATTTGGACGCACATTTTTTATCTCCTTTTCCATTTGCCCAAAACGTTGGCAATTCTGACTGTGTGCAGGCGAAAGAGCGCGCGATATGCATTCCtcaaggggaaaaaaaaaaaaaaaaaaaaaaatatactcaTATGCATTATACTCATTATATGCATTATACTCATTATACGCATTACCCTCATTATACGCATTACCCTCATTATACGCATTACCCTCATTATACGCATTATACTCATTATACGCATTATACTCATTATACGCATTATACTCATTATACGCATTATACTCATTATACGCATTATACTCATTATACGCATTATACTCATTATACACATTATACTCATTATACACATTATACTCATTATACACTTTATACTCATTATACACATTACATTCATTATACGCATTATAATCGCTAGAGACaaatgatttatattttcatgcATGTAGGAAACGTCCTAGAATGAGCATAgtagataaattaaaaaataaaaaaaggataaaaagttgatcatttaaaaaaattgcactGTTTCCTATATCACATGCTTCCGTATTTGAAGGACATATCCTGTTCATATTGTACAGTCGTCGGAGCTCTGCACAAAGAGAAGAGGCCCCCTAGGGTAAGAAAATTCGAAATTAGGGCATATCATATATTGCTGAGGATTCTTTAGAATATTTTactacaaaaatatttataaaacataattacAAAGCTTTTCATatcaacattttttttaatttttttttttttttcttttttcacgTACACCATTATTTTAGCCTGTGTATGGATTTATATGTTCATTATTCCATATATGTATggtttatttaaatattcatatatgaatatgtgCTTATGTACAACGACTTTTTATGAAGAGGTGGCGAACACTTGGGGGGAGTTAACTTTGTCATTCATGAGTTAAATTAGCTAGGAACTCAACACTAAATTTCTCATTTGAGTAAAATGTTCTATATTTACCCACTTGGATGTAGcagcatacatacatatgtgtgcatatatatatatatgtgtacatatatatatgtgtgcgggtatatatgtgtgcgtgtatatatgtggGCCCTTGCGCAGGGAGAGAAACGTAGAGTATCCTTGTGAGTCTGCAAAATGGCGGAAGACGTAAATAGAAAGAACCAACTTGAACATGAGGGGCTAGACAAAAATTATACAGGTACACACATCCATTCGCGAAGGCAATATCATTTATGTAAACGTTTCTAGGTGCATTAGTGTAGTCGTGTATTAAGTGAATAGGTGACAAACCAAAATGGCAAACATAGTTATAGCAGAATTGTAGAAAAATTAAgccataaataaaataaaataaaataaaataaacaggTGAAGCCAAAGTAAAGTACAAAAATGGAGACAAGTTCATTGGGGCATTTGACAATGGAAAAAAGTGTAAGggtaaatattattactcaAACAAAAGTACCTATGAGGGTTTTTACTTGaacgaaaagaaaaatggacTAGGGAAGCTTACGAAAAATGAGTTGGAGTTTTATTACGGTAATTGAGCGTGAGAagaaaatttcaaaaatttggGCATGAAATAGTGGGCATGTTCTTTGTATCATATCTTGCGCCATATTTTGTACCTTTTTTTGAacccttaattttttctttatccttttatttgttttttctttttccttttctttgttttttcttttttttttttttttaatttttgtatacacaggcaattttgaaaatggaaaaaaaaaaggggtaGGCTTCCAACGATATCCTAACGGAGACTTTTACTATGGAGAATGGACAAATAACAAGAAAAATGGCAAGGGAATTTACTTCTTCTTTTCGACTAAGGAATATGTTAAAATGATGCGTGCGcccatataaatatatataaatgtgcatgtgtgcatatacatacgtatgtatgtgtgtgcgcgggtgtatatgtatgtacgtatgtatgtgcgTATTCATATCTCAAACgcgtgtgtgtgtgtgtgtgtttaTTTTCTCATCAGTATTTCGGAGAGTGGTCCAAAGGAAGTTTCACTAATGGCGATTGGGTACTTTCACATGAAGTAAAATATGTCGGTTCATTTTTTAAGGACAAACCAAATTTTAAAGgatattttctcttttcgaatgaagcaaaaataaacattttcttTGAGCAGTTATTTACTATTGCTATGAGTGAGAATGAGGAGAGTAAAGAAAGAGTGGAACTACTTTGGAGGAACATATAGACCAAAATTTTACTCGCACTTGATACCGTACAAATGGGAAGatgcatacacacatatgtatatattatatatatatatacgactacatacgtatatgtatgtgtatgcatatatatagatagatacaCGGTTTTGCGAGTATATAGCTATATACGTAAACGTGAGTGAATGTGTTCATGCACCTTTTCTTTGCCCTCGTTTTGCACATCGCTGAGTATTCTCTTGTATTAATAGGCttaactttatttttcattttgttacATCCATCTTTTTCGACATTTATCATagtttgttcatttttttacctATCCGCAGTTTTTCCCCCAcgtttttctttccttttcctttattactttttattataccaTACTGTGCTATATTATACTGTATTATGTTATACTGCATTATGTTATGCTGTATTGTGTTATACTGCATTATGTTATGCTGTATTATGTTATACTGTATTATGTTATGCTGTATTATGTTATACTGTATTATGTTATGATGTATTATGTTATACTGTATTATGTTATGCTGTATTATgttatacttatttttttttttttttttggactTTTTCCTGAACTGAGAACGAGACAAAAAGTGCTTTGTACGATTAGAATAAGCAAAAATTTCCCCTCTGCTTTTATCTTTCTtcgtttattatttttttttcccttcgTTCCTTCTCCTTGTCGATCTTacctcttttctttttatatccCTAAATAACACTACGGATACACATTAATGTAATAATGCAACATTAAAGAAAAGacgaaatagaaaaataaaatgggcgcatataatttaattcttctcaaaaaattttaaaagagtTAAAACTAAAGTGCACAAACATGTACACCCCTATGTGTgagtacatgtatatatgcatacaccTGTGAACGTATTTCTTTACCATTTGAATACCCCCCCCCTTGTGTAATAATTAGGATGAACAAGACCCTACATTGCACATCGGTATCTGAATTACGATCGTCGAAAATATGTGAAGCCATAAACAAGTACTCGCTTAGCACGTTAAACTATAACACTAGTAGAAACGTCGAAACAGGAAAAGAGCTTGACAGTGCGAGTGACAAAACATTCTGCTTAGATGGCATATCAGAAGAAGAGGAGGAGTTGAGGACCTACAGCTCCATTGTAGTAGGCAAGTGCTTATTGTGCGAATCGATTAACACTGCTCTGAGTGATTAACACTGATCGGAGTGATTAACACTGCTCGAAGGACTTAACTTTGCATGGGGAGAATAAGCTTGTTTGTAGGCAGTTCAACAGTGTGCGCATTTGGGCATATCCTTTCCTCCCCTGGTCCCTAAGTCCCAACCTATGCCCTCAAAGCAATGCACTAAACATTTTTAAGTGAACttctttccctttttttgtaGACAATGAATGGTCAACTATAAGGCTCAAGGATACCAAAGAGAAATGGCCAAATTGTGAGTTGAGAGGGGAAATGAAAGGAGGTAATTTTGTTTTAGCTTATTTATGCTCCTGTTTTATATGCCCACATGATACAGAgaacttatattttattattttttttatttttttattttatttttttattttttttttttattttattattttattttattattttattttattattttattttattattttattttattatttattgacACGTTTGTGTGTGCATATTTAATCCCCTCTGAAGAATCCCACCATAGGTCGATGTTGAACTTCATCATAGAGCAAAACAAAAACATCATAACCAacacaataaatataagtgacagtatttttaatgttttaaaaattatggaggatacaaataaatcaaatgaattaaattatttgatgAGAAAAATTGAGCATGAAGATATTAAAGAgttaatttatgtaaatacaaaattgttTATGTTACAAGTtcgaaaaatatatcaagtCTTAATTGATCTTCAGATAAGTGGACTATGTAACTATGGGACCAAAGTAGACAAAGTAAGCAGCACTTATAGACACATTGTCGACAGTGCAAAAGAAGCTGAACATGTTCAGaataaaaaagacaaaaatattaatttaatggttaaaaagtatattattttaaaaaagtactacaaaaaattatgtgaAAAGTATAAGATGGAAAATAATCTTTTAAAGAGAGCTTTCATCATAAACGCAAAATGTTGCAATGAGGAGTACCAACAAAAATACCCTTTCCAGATTGATGGCATTTGTACaggtatttatataaaggGGAGTACAAATAGGAAgagaaacagaaaaataaaaagaagaaagaagTTTTTGCGTTCTCGTGGATTCCTCTTATACAAaggttctttttttttttttttcttttttttttttttttttaatgatactatttttatacaatttgacatacaattatatttttaatgactCCTTCATTTAGAAGTAATTTCATATGTTAGTAATGATTCTTCGTATTTGGGActtctattttatttgtagatattttatttgtagatattttatttgtagatattttatttgtagatattttattcgtagatattttattcgtagatattttattcgtagatattttattcgtagatattttattcgtagatattttattcgtagatattttattcgtagatattttattcgtagatattttattcgtagatattttattcgtagatattttattcgtagatattttattttattattttttttgtgccGTTCTTCTTTTTTAGTCTCATACATGAACAATAAGatattaaagaaatacaACCAACCTGGAGAAGGTGATAGTGAAGTAACCCCTGACGTAATAGATGGCTCCAAAAAAGTTCAGgtaaatttagaaaaatgcAATGGAAAATGTTTGTTCTTGCTAACTGAAAATGAGAAGTTACCAAAAGATTGTCTTGAAAGAACAGATAAAGGGAGGCCTTCAAATGGGGCATCTATCAATGTTGATGATATTTACCAGACTAATCAGGAAGATTTACCTGCActtgtaaatttaaaaaagagtaataaaaataaaatcggACTTGCATGTACGCATGGGCCTGCGGAGTGCAGAGAGCTGTTTAGGAAGAAGAGAGCACAAGAGGAGGGTGAAGAGGAAGAGAATGAGAAGGAAGAAAATATgatggaaaaaaaggaagatgACAAAGATAACAAAGGTGATAACGAGAATGGCCTTGCAGGCATACAAAATAACAAGAGGGACgatgataattatattacCTTTGAAACAAGACTCGGTGATAACAGTAAAAGTGTAAgtgaaatggaaaaaaatataagtggatataaagatataaatacacATGTGAATATATTTGATGAAATCTGTAAGCGTAAAGAACCTATTCATGATGAGTCTAACCAGAAGGAATTTCAAACTAGATTTAACGACAAAgaagcagtagtagtagaaTCTAGCGTACTAGAGGagaaaggggaaaaaaaaagggcaaAGGGTGAGAGAGAAAAGAAGTGGAAAGTAAGTCAGCGTaaggaagaagaaaatagGGGTTTAGATTCAGACAAagggaaaataattttgGATGAAAATTCAAAGGAAAGCGACCACTTCAGTGTGCAGGAAGTTGGTGAAGCGAAACATGTGAAACATGCGAAACATGCGAAACAAGCAAATCAAGCGAAATAATCTAAATGATGCTCAAAATAAAGTAACGACAAATAGAAATGCAGCGAACAATATGGTTGTTCTTAAGAATACATCAGACATACTTATTGATGAGGGGAGAGCAGACGGCGTTGCTATGGAGTATAGGAAGAACTGacccatatatatgtgcacatgGAATGTACAATTTTATGTGGAACGCAAATTTTTAGTGAAAAAAACTCTCATA
This genomic window contains:
- the PmUG01_04027200 gene encoding conserved Plasmodium protein, unknown function is translated as MAEDVNRKNQLEHEGLDKNYTGEAKVKYKNGDKFIGAFDNGKKCKGKYYYSNKSTYEGFYLNEKKNGLGKLTKNELEFYYGNFENGKKKGVGFQRYPNGDFYYGEWTNNKKNGKGIYFFFSTKEYYFGEWSKGSFTNGDWVLSHEVKYVGSFFKDKPNFKGYFLFSNEAKINIFFEQLFTIAMSENEESKERVELLWRNI
- the PmUG01_04027100 gene encoding conserved Plasmodium protein, unknown function — translated: MNLREREKGEPKTAEEKNEEKKTASSIIILSDIISKSKKKMNSIFCKDKHNESIIDEKKKNYLINVDKTLLKKDINCVSYAYKNLNNRSVSKRGIYNNNVSTVSNRGDDDILDKLSLEKKKRKNAKTVVSCQDSDKKAMYSMIYDTFINKNLKIKTDHSVGASNKEKEKKIQRPHNRSVLQATTHNKKKKKIKNNNNNNNNNNDNGNFNSSNISHISNISNASNTSSICDNKDGNHSSGDVYNHASSSATNLLQINEKNIHQYRKNLVAQIIQKQHADSSAQITETNEELNTLTNDGSFLYEKIKAKKENNKKINFTQTPSQYEKDEISHFAKYLTKKILNKAIIQITYEQNVKQIDKKSKMVNINDQTNKQTYSNLVDYQQENLHVMDEMSEMSKFFDIFKKINIFSISRNMIDALITRNISLANERNELKKAEELEWCNEVTTNLLKNTLAYLATEKIVSFITEELVEDSFLKFCTSHNNYVETINRYLNKENISFHERRKRENGHLNFLLSNDKINVTIPVRVKEDMNLDDVLKKIKNYILKKLKFLRNEYNLNFVSIKDKGWRNILSIKDLFSSDTNEFTIYLKKKKVLS
- the PmUG01_04027300 gene encoding conserved Plasmodium protein, unknown function, with translation MNKTLHCTSVSELRSSKICEAINKYSLSTLNYNTSRNVETGKELDSASDKTFCLDGISEEEEELRTYSSIVVGKCLLCESINTALNNEWSTIRLKDTKEKWPNCELRGEMKGESHHRSMLNFIIEQNKNIITNTINISDSIFNVLKIMEDTNKSNELNYLMRKIEHEDIKELIYVNTKLFMLQVRKIYQVLIDLQISGLCNYGTKVDKVSSTYRHIVDSAKEAEHVQNKKDKNINLMVKKYIILKKYYKKLCEKYKMENNLLKRAFIINAKCCNEEYQQKYPFQIDGICTVSYMNNKILKKYNQPGEGDSEVTPDVIDGSKKVQVNLEKCNGKCLFLLTENEKLPKDCLERTDKGRPSNGASINVDDIYQTNQEDLPALVNLKKSNKNKIGLACTHGPAECRELFRKKRAQEEGEEEENEKEENMMEKKEDDKDNKGDNENGLAGIQNNKRDDDNYITFETRLGDNSKSVSEMEKNISGYKDINTHVNIFDEICKRKEPIHDESNQKEFQTRFNDKEAVVVESSVLEEKGEKKRAKGEREKKWKVSQRKEEENRGLDSDKGKIILDENSKESDHFSVQEVGEAKHVKHAKHAKQANQAK